In Phragmites australis chromosome 16, lpPhrAust1.1, whole genome shotgun sequence, one DNA window encodes the following:
- the LOC133896053 gene encoding senescence-specific cysteine protease SAG39-like has translation MATLKGLLVAVLGCAFFCNAILAVRELNDDSAMAARHEQWMVQYGRVYKDAAEKARRFEAFKANIKFIESFNAAGNRKFWLGVNQFADLTNDEFRATKTNKGFKPSTVKVHTGFRYDNVSIDALPASVDWRTKGAVTPIKDQGQCGCCWAFSAVAATEGIVKLSTGKLVSLSEQELVDCDVHGEDQGCEGGLMDDAFKFIIKNGGLTTESSYPYTAVDGKCKSGSNIAASIRGYEDVPANNEAALMKAVANQPVSVAVDGGDMTFQFYSGGVMTGSCGTDLDHGIAAIGYGQTSDGTKYWLMKNSWGTTWGENGYMRMEKDISDKKGMCGLAMEPSYPTK, from the exons ATGGCCACCCTCAAGGGTTTGCTCGTCGCCGTCCTCGGCTGCGCCTTCTTCTGCAACGCCATCCTTGCGGTTCGCGAGCTGAACGATGACTCGGCCATGGCGGCGAGGCATGAGCAGTGGATGGTCCAGTACGGTCGCGTCTACAAGGACGCCGCTGAAAAAGCGAGGCGGTTTGAGGCGTTCAAGGCCAATATAAAGTTCATCGAGTCGTTCAACGCTGCCGGTAACCGCAAGTTCTGGCTTGGTGTCAACCAGTTCGCCGACCTCACCAATGATGAGTTCAGGGCGACCAAAACTAACAAGGGCTTCAAACCAAGCACGGTGAAGGTTCATACGGGATTCAGGTACGATAATGTTAGCATTGATGCGCTTCCGGCGAGCGTGGACTGGAGGACCAAGGGTGCCGTCACTCCCATCAAGGATCAAGGCCAATGTG GTTGTTGCTGGGCGTTTTCAGCTGTTGCTGCGACGGAGGGCATCGTCAAGCTTAGCACCGGTAAGCTCGTTTCGCTCTCGGAGCAAGAGTTGGTGGATTGCGATGTCCATGGTGAGGACCAGGGCTGCGAGGGTGGATTGATGGACGACGccttcaaattcatcatcaagAACGGCGGCCTGACCACCGAGTCCAGCTACCCTTACACAGCCGTGGATGGCAAGTGCAAGAGCGGATCAAACATTGCCGCATCTATCAGGGGCTACGAGGACGTGCCAGCCAATAACGAGGCTGCCCTCATGAAGGCGGTGGCCAACCAGCCTGTGTCCGTGGCTGTGGATGGAGGAGACATGACGTTTCAGTTCTACTCTGGTGGTGTGATGACCGGCTCATGCGGCACTGACTTGGACCATGGGATTGCAGCCATTGGTTATGGACAGACCAGTGATGGCACAAAATATTGGCTGATGAAGAACTCATGGGGCACGACATGGGGCGAAAACGGTTACATGAGAATGGAGAAGGACATTTCAGACAAGAAGGGCATGTGTGGCCTCGCCATGGAGCCTTCCTACCCCACCAAATAG